The following coding sequences are from one Bradyrhizobium sp. 200 window:
- a CDS encoding serine hydrolase domain-containing protein yields the protein MKAPARQILHCTARSRAGRLVAVVLSLAIWTNTTAANEAANIPAPSPNKLERITEFFNNEVATGKLPGAVVLIQQHGKPVYLKCFGVQDVATKIPMTADTIFALHSMTKPITSVAAMMLIDAGKLSPADPVSKFIPAFADAKVGVSSVAPDGQYALKLVPADRPVTIMDLLRHTSGITYDYIGGKLIMKAYSESGLFDGRYSNKVFADRIARLPLARQPGTLWRYGHSTDVLGRIIEIVSGQTLYQFEKQYIFDPLGMTSTKFVLESADERARMAEPLPSDTILKLAETQRRAHPEWESGGGGLVSSLTDYARFAQMILGGGQLDGKRYLSPAAFKSMTSDHIGPGSGVARDYYYFPGDGFGYGYGFAVRTDPGNAKPPPPGSIGELKWDSGSGTYFGVDPKLDMIYILLEQTQNERGRITPAFRKLVYDAFAADK from the coding sequence ATGAAGGCGCCAGCGCGACAGATATTGCATTGCACCGCGAGATCGCGCGCCGGACGACTTGTCGCCGTGGTCCTGTCGTTGGCGATCTGGACCAACACGACCGCGGCCAACGAGGCAGCCAACATCCCCGCCCCGTCCCCGAACAAGCTCGAGCGCATCACTGAATTTTTCAACAATGAGGTCGCGACCGGGAAGTTGCCTGGCGCCGTCGTCTTGATCCAGCAACACGGCAAGCCCGTATATCTGAAATGCTTCGGCGTCCAGGATGTCGCGACCAAAATTCCGATGACAGCGGACACGATCTTTGCGCTTCATTCGATGACCAAGCCGATCACCAGTGTCGCGGCGATGATGTTGATCGATGCGGGCAAGCTTTCGCCCGCGGACCCCGTATCCAAATTCATTCCGGCGTTTGCCGATGCGAAGGTAGGCGTCAGTTCTGTCGCTCCTGATGGTCAGTACGCTCTCAAGCTTGTCCCGGCAGATCGACCGGTGACCATTATGGACCTGCTGCGCCATACGTCAGGCATCACGTACGATTATATCGGCGGCAAGCTCATCATGAAGGCTTATTCGGAATCGGGCCTTTTCGATGGGCGCTACAGCAACAAGGTGTTTGCCGACCGCATCGCCAGATTGCCTTTGGCGCGACAACCCGGGACGCTTTGGCGTTATGGACATTCAACCGACGTCCTCGGACGCATCATTGAGATCGTATCCGGACAGACGCTCTATCAATTCGAGAAGCAGTACATCTTCGATCCGCTCGGCATGACCAGCACGAAATTCGTGCTGGAAAGTGCCGACGAACGCGCGCGGATGGCGGAACCGCTGCCAAGCGATACCATCCTCAAACTCGCAGAGACTCAACGTCGCGCCCATCCGGAATGGGAGTCCGGCGGCGGCGGATTAGTCTCCTCCCTGACCGACTATGCCCGTTTTGCCCAGATGATCCTGGGCGGCGGGCAACTCGACGGCAAACGCTACCTTAGCCCGGCCGCATTCAAGTCGATGACATCAGACCATATCGGGCCCGGTTCTGGCGTTGCCCGGGATTATTACTACTTTCCCGGCGATGGCTTTGGCTACGGCTATGGCTTTGCGGTGCGCACCGATCCGGGAAATGCCAAACCACCGCCACCGGGTTCAATCGGCGAACTGAAATGGGATAGCGGCAGTGGCACCTACTTCGGCGTCGACCCAAAGCTGGACATGATTTACATCCTGCTTGAGCAGACCCAGAACGAACGTGGTCGCATCACACCTGCGTTCAGGAAGCTGGTTTACGACGCATTTGCCGCGGACAAATGA
- a CDS encoding SMP-30/gluconolactonase/LRE family protein, whose amino-acid sequence MTRQELRDPQQQRDPEVAISRRTLVHGLAAVAGATVAGAGAALAQSGPVAPPSTITSPPRDFSPRGAPTTYFWDPDIIAVDPSFNDLAQPNTAIKRLHTGLLWAEGPAWSAQGRYLLWSDIPNNRQMRWSEDDGHVSVFRAPSNNSNGNSFDFQGRQLSCEHLTRRVVRYEHDGTATVLADSYNGKKLNSPNDVVAHPDGSYWFTDPPYGGQLYEGEPDVAGGPSNSGGKLNPRIGQPAGFVPGKRELPTNCYRIDPSGRIDLVVTEEQVPDPNGLCFSHDYKKLYVASTGKGPGDTGAGGKGDMFVFDVGTDNKLTNHKRFSDFMVDGVKCGPDGVRCDVNGNVWCSSNAGRAVGYSGVTVWSPEGKLLGRIRLPEVCGNICFGGPKRNRLFMAASQSLYAVYTATQGAGPG is encoded by the coding sequence ATGACACGCCAGGAGCTGCGCGACCCACAACAGCAGCGCGATCCCGAAGTCGCGATTTCGCGACGAACGCTTGTCCACGGTCTGGCAGCAGTTGCCGGCGCCACCGTGGCGGGAGCCGGTGCTGCGCTAGCCCAGAGCGGCCCGGTTGCGCCGCCGTCGACGATCACCAGCCCGCCGCGCGATTTCAGTCCGAGGGGAGCCCCGACCACTTATTTCTGGGATCCCGACATCATTGCCGTCGATCCGTCCTTCAACGATCTCGCCCAGCCCAACACGGCGATCAAGCGCCTGCACACCGGGCTGTTGTGGGCCGAAGGCCCGGCCTGGAGCGCGCAGGGCCGCTATCTCCTGTGGAGCGACATTCCCAACAACCGGCAGATGCGATGGTCAGAGGACGATGGTCACGTCAGCGTTTTCCGCGCGCCCTCTAACAACTCAAACGGCAACTCGTTCGATTTCCAGGGCCGGCAGCTCTCCTGCGAACATCTCACCCGCCGCGTGGTGCGCTATGAGCATGACGGCACCGCGACCGTGCTGGCCGATTCCTACAATGGCAAGAAGCTCAACTCGCCGAACGACGTCGTCGCGCATCCGGACGGCAGCTACTGGTTCACCGATCCGCCCTATGGCGGGCAGCTCTATGAGGGCGAGCCTGACGTTGCAGGCGGTCCGAGCAATTCCGGCGGCAAGCTCAATCCACGGATCGGCCAGCCGGCAGGCTTCGTGCCGGGCAAGCGCGAACTGCCGACCAATTGCTATCGCATCGATCCCTCCGGCCGCATCGACCTCGTGGTGACCGAGGAACAGGTGCCCGATCCCAACGGCCTCTGCTTTTCGCACGACTACAAGAAGCTGTACGTCGCCTCTACCGGCAAGGGGCCGGGCGATACCGGTGCGGGTGGCAAGGGCGACATGTTCGTGTTCGATGTCGGCACCGACAATAAGCTCACCAACCACAAGCGGTTCAGCGATTTCATGGTTGACGGCGTGAAATGCGGACCGGACGGCGTGCGCTGCGATGTCAACGGCAATGTCTGGTGTTCCAGCAATGCCGGACGCGCCGTCGGCTACAGCGGCGTGACGGTGTGGTCGCCGGAAGGCAAGCTGCTCGGCCGGATTCGTTTGCCGGAGGTCTGTGGCAACATCTGCTTCGGCGGCCCCAAGCGCAACCGCCTGTTCATGGCGGCGAGCCAGTCGCTTTACGCCGTGTATACCGCCACGCAAGGCGCAGGGCCGGGCTGA